In a single window of the Frondihabitans peucedani genome:
- a CDS encoding DeoR/GlpR family DNA-binding transcription regulator has protein sequence MYALERHDSIGELLRTEGRVVVAELAERFDVTTETIRRDLDALESAGLLQRVHGGAVAAGHSSVTELSLDEREQQQTPSKSAIAKAAARLVPSTFVGSIALDAGTTTAEIAAELASWTPAREGTLLTVVTNAVPIAALLQHSPHIDLRLLGGRVRGLTSAAVGTATVEQITALRPDIAFVGTNGISAGFGLSTPDELEGAVKTAYIRAARRVVAVADATKHGDEALTRFARLDELDTVITDAAPPVDLQVALDEAGVEVIVA, from the coding sequence ATGTACGCACTGGAGCGACACGACTCGATCGGCGAGCTGCTGCGCACCGAGGGCCGCGTGGTCGTGGCCGAGCTCGCGGAGCGGTTCGACGTCACCACCGAGACCATCCGCCGCGACCTCGACGCCCTCGAGTCGGCCGGGCTCCTGCAGCGGGTCCACGGCGGCGCGGTCGCGGCAGGCCACTCGAGCGTCACCGAGCTCAGCCTCGACGAGCGCGAGCAGCAGCAGACCCCGAGCAAGTCGGCCATCGCCAAGGCGGCCGCCCGACTCGTTCCCTCCACCTTCGTCGGCTCGATCGCCCTCGACGCCGGCACCACGACGGCCGAGATCGCCGCCGAGCTCGCCTCCTGGACCCCGGCCCGGGAGGGCACGCTCCTCACCGTGGTGACGAACGCCGTCCCGATCGCAGCGCTCCTCCAGCACAGCCCCCACATCGACCTGCGACTCCTCGGCGGCCGGGTCCGCGGGCTCACCAGCGCCGCTGTCGGCACCGCGACCGTCGAGCAGATCACGGCCCTCCGCCCCGACATCGCCTTCGTCGGCACGAACGGCATCAGCGCCGGCTTCGGCCTCTCCACCCCGGACGAGCTGGAGGGTGCCGTCAAGACGGCCTACATCCGCGCCGCCCGCCGCGTGGTCGCCGTCGCCGACGCGACCAAGCACGGCGACGAGGCCCTCACCCGGTTCGCCCGACTCGACGAGCTCGACACCGTCATCACCGACGCCGCTCCCCCGGTCGACCTGCAGGTCGCCCTCGACGAGGCCGGCGTGGAGGTGATCGTCGCGTGA
- a CDS encoding carbohydrate ABC transporter permease, with the protein MSRSAAMIIMGVFTLYFLIPIFWLLVSSTKTLDNFNSSFSLWFTATSLQDGIANVGRLFTYNDGIFPRWMLNSIVYATVAGGLGTILSAMCGYALAKYRFWGREALFNIFLGGVLVPATALALPLFLIFSKVQLTDSFWAVFLPSIVSPFGVYLSRIYAASSVPDEIIEAARIDGSGEVRTFFTVAIRLMSPALVTVFLFQFVAIWNNFFLPLVMLRTQTLFPVTLGLYTWNSNVSQYPELRTLVLVGAFVSIIPLLVAFLSLQRFWRSGLGAGGLK; encoded by the coding sequence ATGTCGCGATCCGCCGCGATGATCATCATGGGCGTCTTCACGCTCTACTTCCTGATCCCGATCTTCTGGCTGCTCGTCTCGTCGACCAAGACGCTCGACAACTTCAACTCGAGCTTCTCGCTCTGGTTCACGGCCACGTCGCTTCAAGACGGCATCGCCAACGTCGGGCGCCTCTTCACCTACAACGACGGGATCTTCCCGCGCTGGATGCTCAACAGCATCGTGTACGCCACCGTCGCCGGCGGTCTCGGCACGATCCTGTCCGCGATGTGCGGCTACGCCCTGGCGAAGTACCGCTTCTGGGGCCGCGAGGCGCTGTTCAACATCTTCCTCGGCGGTGTCCTGGTCCCGGCCACCGCGCTGGCCCTGCCGCTGTTCCTCATCTTCAGCAAGGTGCAGCTGACCGACTCGTTCTGGGCGGTGTTCCTCCCGAGCATCGTGAGCCCGTTCGGCGTCTACCTCAGCCGGATCTACGCGGCCTCGAGCGTCCCCGACGAGATCATCGAAGCAGCCAGGATCGACGGGTCGGGCGAGGTGCGCACCTTCTTCACGGTCGCGATCCGCCTGATGTCGCCGGCCCTCGTCACGGTGTTCCTGTTCCAGTTCGTGGCGATCTGGAACAACTTCTTCCTGCCGCTCGTGATGCTCCGCACGCAGACGCTGTTCCCGGTGACCCTCGGTCTCTACACGTGGAACTCGAACGTGAGCCAGTACCCCGAGCTCCGCACCCTCGTCCTGGTCGGCGCGTTCGTGTCGATCATCCCCCTCCTGGTCGCGTTCCTCAGCCTGCAGCGGTTCTGGCGGAGCGGACTCGGAGCGGGGGGCCTCAAGTAG
- a CDS encoding fructose-specific PTS transporter subunit EIIC, whose translation MSTLISTDLVGLDENLGDTSSDVIRALARRVASVGRAGSADSLAADAIKREASVGTGVPGGIAIPHARSSSVTEPTLAMTRLARKVPFGAPDGDADIVFMIAVPEGADADHMTVLSTLARALIREDFTAALRAAKTPADIVKLVDDEVGGEVDQARGVTGTSTAAAAGASAGADTAARSGRRLKLVGVTACPTGIAHTYMAADALVAAATKLGADLQIETQGSGQVTPLDPAVIAAADAVIFAVDVDVRDRSRFAGKPLVQGPVKRGVDEPARMVQEAIAAASDPRAARVPGDASAASGPAMSQGRRGFGSSLKTWLLTGVSYMIPFVAGGGLLIALGFLLGGDALALTAKGHTVNNAVYALTNYSLVNLPPEGLVYYLGAAAFQIGGLSLGFLVAALAGYIAYAIADRPGIAPGFVAGAVAVFLGAGFLGGLVGGLLAGFAAYWIGRLRVPRFVRGLMPVVIIPLVASIFASGLLLLVLGGPIAWLTKELSLWLNSLTGSGAVLLGVILGLMMCFDLGGPVNKVAYAFAVAGLSAGSLSNPAPLEIMAAVMGAGMVPPLAMALASTVLYRKGFSQVERNNGAAAWLLGASFISEGAIPFAAADPLRVIPASMVGGALTGAISMGAGVTSQAPHGGIFVFFAIGNIGMWVVAILAGTVVSALVLVALKRFVRRGDPVDTLAEADATALVGQQAPVAV comes from the coding sequence ATGTCAACCCTCATCAGCACCGACCTCGTCGGCCTCGACGAGAACCTCGGAGACACGTCGTCCGACGTCATCCGGGCGCTCGCCCGTCGCGTGGCCTCCGTCGGACGCGCAGGATCCGCCGACTCCCTGGCGGCCGACGCCATCAAGCGCGAGGCGTCCGTCGGCACCGGCGTCCCGGGCGGCATCGCGATCCCGCACGCCCGCTCGTCGTCGGTCACCGAGCCGACCCTCGCGATGACGCGGCTCGCCCGGAAGGTGCCGTTCGGCGCTCCGGACGGCGACGCCGACATCGTCTTCATGATCGCGGTGCCCGAGGGCGCCGACGCCGACCACATGACGGTGCTGTCGACGCTCGCCCGGGCCCTCATCCGCGAGGACTTCACCGCGGCGCTCCGTGCCGCGAAGACGCCGGCCGACATCGTGAAGCTGGTCGACGACGAGGTCGGCGGCGAGGTCGACCAGGCGCGCGGCGTCACCGGCACGAGCACCGCTGCCGCCGCGGGTGCCTCCGCAGGCGCCGACACCGCCGCCAGGAGCGGACGCCGCCTGAAGCTCGTCGGCGTGACCGCGTGCCCGACCGGAATCGCGCACACCTACATGGCGGCCGACGCCCTCGTCGCCGCGGCCACGAAGCTCGGGGCCGACCTGCAGATCGAGACGCAGGGCTCCGGCCAGGTGACCCCCCTCGATCCTGCTGTCATCGCGGCCGCCGACGCCGTCATCTTCGCCGTCGACGTCGACGTCCGCGACCGCTCGCGCTTCGCCGGCAAGCCGCTCGTGCAGGGCCCCGTGAAACGCGGCGTCGACGAGCCCGCCCGCATGGTGCAGGAGGCCATCGCCGCAGCGTCCGACCCGCGAGCCGCCCGGGTGCCGGGCGACGCGAGTGCTGCGTCCGGCCCGGCGATGAGCCAGGGCCGCCGCGGCTTCGGCTCGTCGCTCAAGACCTGGCTGCTGACCGGCGTCTCGTACATGATCCCGTTCGTCGCCGGCGGCGGCCTGCTGATCGCGCTCGGCTTCCTGCTCGGCGGCGACGCGCTCGCCCTCACCGCCAAGGGCCACACCGTCAACAACGCGGTCTACGCGCTGACCAACTACTCCCTGGTGAACCTGCCGCCGGAGGGCCTCGTCTACTACCTCGGCGCCGCCGCGTTCCAGATCGGCGGGCTCTCGCTCGGGTTCCTCGTCGCTGCCCTGGCCGGCTACATCGCCTATGCGATCGCCGACCGGCCCGGCATCGCCCCCGGCTTCGTCGCCGGTGCCGTCGCCGTCTTCCTCGGCGCGGGCTTCCTCGGCGGACTCGTCGGCGGTCTCCTCGCCGGCTTCGCCGCCTACTGGATCGGCCGCCTGCGGGTGCCCCGCTTCGTCCGCGGCCTGATGCCCGTCGTGATCATCCCGCTCGTCGCGTCGATCTTCGCCTCCGGCCTGCTGCTGCTCGTGCTGGGCGGCCCGATCGCCTGGCTGACCAAGGAGCTGTCGCTCTGGCTCAACTCGCTCACCGGGTCGGGCGCGGTCCTGCTCGGCGTGATCCTGGGCCTCATGATGTGCTTCGACCTCGGCGGACCGGTCAACAAGGTCGCCTACGCCTTCGCGGTCGCCGGCCTCTCGGCGGGGTCGCTGTCGAACCCCGCACCGCTCGAGATCATGGCCGCCGTCATGGGCGCCGGCATGGTCCCGCCGCTCGCCATGGCGCTCGCCTCGACCGTGCTGTACCGCAAGGGCTTCTCGCAGGTCGAGCGCAACAACGGCGCGGCCGCCTGGCTCCTCGGCGCCTCGTTCATCTCGGAGGGCGCGATCCCCTTCGCCGCCGCCGACCCGCTGCGCGTGATCCCCGCCTCGATGGTCGGCGGTGCCCTCACCGGCGCGATCTCGATGGGCGCCGGAGTCACTTCGCAGGCCCCGCACGGAGGCATCTTCGTCTTCTTCGCGATCGGCAACATCGGGATGTGGGTCGTCGCGATCCTGGCCGGCACGGTCGTCTCGGCGCTGGTGCTCGTCGCGCTCAAGCGCTTCGTCCGCCGCGGCGACCCGGTCGACACGCTCGCCGAGGCGGACGCGACCGCGCTCGTCGGGCAGCAGGCGCCGGTCGCCGTCTAG
- a CDS encoding sugar ABC transporter permease — translation MTVTTARRRGTREAAAPKPKGGFRYRKAIAIFIVPFGVLFAAFYLAPILYAVFQSLLKIQRVGTFGAPTQVFGGLSQYALVFQDTEFWSSILRVLLFGIVQVPVMLALALLFALLLDSPLLRGKRFFRLAFFAPYAVPGVIAAIMWGYLYSPSLSPFKFVTSNINLLGGGTVLWAIANVVTWVYVGYNMLIIYSSLLAIPTEIYEAARLDGASQWRIAVSIKIPLVVPAIILTAVFSVIGTLQLLTEPLVFRQFTSTISSTFTPNMLVYSTSSVPNFNLAAAFSVVLAVATFILSIGFLRLTQRKADQ, via the coding sequence ATGACCGTCACCACCGCCCGCCGACGGGGCACCCGCGAAGCGGCCGCCCCGAAGCCGAAGGGGGGCTTCCGGTACCGGAAGGCGATCGCGATCTTCATCGTGCCCTTCGGCGTGCTGTTCGCCGCCTTCTATCTGGCGCCGATCCTCTACGCCGTGTTCCAGTCGCTGCTGAAGATCCAGCGCGTGGGCACCTTCGGGGCTCCCACGCAGGTCTTCGGCGGGCTCAGCCAGTACGCCCTGGTGTTCCAGGACACCGAGTTCTGGTCGTCGATCCTGCGCGTGCTGCTCTTCGGCATCGTGCAGGTCCCGGTGATGCTCGCGCTGGCGCTCCTGTTCGCGCTGCTGCTCGACTCGCCGCTGCTGCGCGGCAAGCGCTTCTTCCGGCTGGCCTTCTTCGCCCCGTACGCCGTGCCCGGCGTCATCGCGGCGATCATGTGGGGCTACCTCTACTCGCCGAGCCTCTCGCCGTTCAAGTTCGTCACCTCGAACATCAACCTGCTGGGCGGCGGCACGGTGCTCTGGGCGATCGCGAACGTCGTCACCTGGGTCTACGTCGGCTACAACATGCTGATCATCTACTCGTCGCTCCTGGCGATCCCGACCGAGATCTACGAGGCCGCACGCCTCGACGGGGCATCGCAGTGGCGCATCGCCGTGTCGATCAAGATCCCGCTCGTCGTGCCGGCGATCATCCTCACCGCGGTCTTCAGTGTGATCGGGACCCTGCAGCTCCTCACCGAGCCGCTCGTCTTCCGCCAGTTCACCTCGACGATCTCGTCGACCTTCACGCCGAACATGCTCGTCTACTCGACGTCGTCGGTCCCCAACTTCAACCTCGCGGCCGCGTTCAGCGTCGTCCTCGCGGTTGCCACGTTCATCCTGTCGATCGGGTTCCTCCGGTTGACCCAGCGGAAGGCCGACCAGTGA
- a CDS encoding 1-phosphofructokinase family hexose kinase, whose amino-acid sequence MIITVTPNPSLDRTIALDAPLARGAVQRSVTTTDEPGGKGVNVSRALAASGADTVAILPGALDDPVLVALRARGVSTVNLPIESRLRSNVTITEPDGTTTKINEPGPDLGGHAIALLDLVVEHSRSADWLVLAGSLPPGLPDDFLAGVVHAVRLVAGDAAPRIAVDSSGAPFRALIDSGVRVDLVKPNAEELAEVVGGDPAVYEADRSAAVAGARLLLDRGVGAVLLTLGSAGAVLVDAEGAWSADSPRIVALSTVGAGDSALSGYLLAETSGATAPRRLAQAVASGAAAASLPGSIVPTLSQTSPDDVLVVPVARTAAGQF is encoded by the coding sequence GTGATCATCACCGTCACCCCCAACCCGTCGCTCGACCGGACGATCGCCCTCGACGCGCCTCTGGCCCGCGGAGCCGTGCAGCGCTCCGTCACGACCACCGACGAGCCGGGCGGCAAGGGCGTCAATGTCTCGCGGGCGCTCGCTGCCTCCGGGGCCGACACCGTCGCGATCCTGCCCGGCGCCCTCGACGACCCCGTGCTGGTCGCCCTCCGCGCGCGCGGCGTCTCGACGGTCAACCTCCCGATCGAGAGCCGCCTGCGCTCGAACGTCACGATCACCGAGCCCGACGGCACGACGACCAAGATCAACGAGCCCGGCCCCGATCTCGGCGGCCACGCGATCGCCCTCCTCGACCTCGTCGTGGAGCACTCCCGCTCGGCCGACTGGCTGGTGCTCGCAGGATCCCTCCCTCCCGGGCTCCCCGACGACTTCCTCGCCGGGGTGGTCCACGCGGTCCGTCTCGTCGCCGGAGACGCCGCGCCGCGCATCGCCGTCGACTCGTCGGGCGCGCCGTTCCGCGCGCTGATCGACTCGGGCGTGCGGGTCGACCTGGTCAAGCCGAACGCCGAGGAGTTGGCCGAGGTCGTCGGCGGCGACCCGGCCGTCTACGAGGCCGACCGCTCGGCCGCGGTGGCCGGGGCGCGCCTCCTGCTCGACCGCGGCGTCGGAGCCGTCCTCCTGACCCTCGGCAGCGCCGGGGCCGTGCTCGTCGACGCCGAGGGGGCCTGGTCCGCCGACTCCCCGCGGATCGTCGCCCTGTCGACCGTCGGCGCGGGCGACTCCGCCCTCTCGGGCTACCTGCTCGCCGAGACGTCAGGCGCGACGGCCCCCCGCCGTCTCGCCCAGGCCGTCGCCTCCGGCGCCGCCGCCGCCTCCCTCCCGGGCAGCATCGTGCCCACCCTCTCGCAGACCTCCCCCGACGACGTCCTCGTCGTCCCGGTCGCTCGCACTGCCGCCGGGCAGTTCTAG
- a CDS encoding LacI family DNA-binding transcriptional regulator yields MSTPRTARRRATIHDVAAEAGISRGTVSRVLNNEPYVSETARRAVEAAVAKVGYVRNAAARNLVTQRSRAIALIVHEPHSVVLDDPNIGNILIGTNAVLSDADHQLVTLMIDSQRDSDRVIEYLRGGFVDGAIILSARTGDPISEAIAELGLPASFVGHPPDAPAIPFIGIDNRAAAEAIVERLVATGRRRIGMLASGLDRDSGQDRLAGFQAALGDLFDPALVVRHPFYSYAAGAEGMAELLERDPHIDGVFAASDAVAAGAMDVLHRQGISIPEQVGIVGFDDSSWAIRCTPLLSTVRQPAETLGRRAAQQVLDQLLDGGEAPDGVILPTEIVWRASA; encoded by the coding sequence ATGTCCACTCCGAGAACGGCGCGACGACGGGCCACGATCCACGACGTGGCAGCGGAGGCCGGCATCTCGAGGGGCACCGTCTCGCGGGTGCTCAACAACGAGCCGTACGTGTCCGAGACCGCCCGGCGGGCCGTCGAGGCCGCCGTGGCGAAGGTCGGCTATGTGCGGAACGCCGCGGCTCGCAACCTCGTCACGCAGAGGTCCAGGGCGATCGCGCTCATCGTGCACGAGCCGCACTCGGTCGTGCTCGACGACCCCAACATCGGCAACATCCTGATCGGCACCAACGCCGTCCTGTCGGACGCCGACCACCAGCTCGTCACCCTCATGATCGACTCGCAGCGCGACAGCGACCGGGTCATCGAGTACCTCCGCGGCGGATTCGTCGACGGGGCGATCATCCTGTCCGCCCGCACCGGCGACCCGATCTCCGAGGCGATCGCCGAGCTGGGCCTGCCGGCGTCGTTCGTGGGGCACCCGCCGGACGCCCCCGCGATCCCGTTCATCGGCATCGACAACCGGGCCGCCGCGGAGGCCATCGTCGAGAGGCTGGTCGCGACCGGCCGGCGCAGGATCGGGATGCTCGCCTCGGGCCTCGACCGCGACTCCGGCCAGGACCGCCTGGCCGGCTTCCAGGCGGCGCTCGGCGACCTGTTCGATCCTGCGCTCGTGGTCCGGCACCCGTTCTACAGCTACGCCGCCGGCGCCGAGGGGATGGCGGAGCTCCTGGAGCGCGACCCGCACATCGACGGGGTCTTCGCGGCCTCCGACGCCGTGGCGGCCGGGGCGATGGACGTCCTGCACCGGCAGGGGATCTCGATCCCCGAGCAGGTCGGGATCGTCGGCTTCGACGACAGCTCGTGGGCGATCCGCTGCACGCCGCTCCTGTCGACCGTGCGGCAGCCGGCCGAGACGCTCGGGCGGCGGGCCGCGCAGCAGGTGCTCGACCAGCTGCTCGACGGGGGCGAGGCGCCGGACGGCGTGATCCTGCCGACCGAGATCGTCTGGAGGGCGAGCGCGTAG
- a CDS encoding beta-galactosidase encodes MLTQTLAQPTALGLGLDGLVFGCDYNPEQWSPEVWREDVALMREAGVNLVAINIFGWSHVEPEPGRFEFGDLDTIIDLLHQNGIGVNLGTGTSSPPPWLTTLHPEVLPEAADGTRRWPGGRQAYCPSSPVFRQLALELVRETATRYGAHPAVRLWHVSNELGCHNALCYCDVSAASFRRWLEARYGDIQALNDAWGTAFWSQRYSAFAEILPPRATLSFINPAQTIDFHRFSSDELLEQYRAEAAVVRETSAIPVTTNFMVAAHIQNQDYWTWADDMAVIANDHYLDNRLERPAVELSFAADTTRGLARREPWILMEHSTSAVNWQPRNIAKTPGEMMRNTAAHIARGADGVCFFQWRASVKGTEKFHSALLPHAGTDSRVWDESIRLGALTARLGEVRGSRVVADVALVFSWENWWAADLEAHPSSDFSYIEQVHRLYGALWDLGVTVDVVAPGASLDGYAMVVVPSLYLVRDEHARVVDEFVEAGGSALVTFFSGIVDETDRVRLGGYPGAFRRMLGVRADEFAPLPVGGSVALSDGTTGSLWSEPLDLVGAESVVDYASGALAGRPAVTSKRHGQGLGWYVSTQLEPEALASVVERAVTESGVAVDPALARGGVEIVRRIGEQSDWVFVLNHSDATVVHHFEGFDLVSEQRVSGAVELEAGGTHIIRQDRKAS; translated from the coding sequence GTGCTCACCCAGACTCTCGCCCAGCCCACCGCCCTGGGGCTCGGACTCGACGGTCTCGTCTTCGGCTGCGACTACAACCCCGAGCAGTGGTCGCCCGAGGTCTGGCGCGAGGACGTCGCCCTGATGCGCGAGGCCGGGGTCAACCTCGTCGCCATCAACATCTTCGGCTGGTCGCACGTCGAGCCCGAGCCCGGCCGCTTCGAGTTCGGCGACCTCGACACGATCATCGACCTGCTCCACCAGAACGGCATCGGCGTCAACCTCGGCACCGGCACCTCGTCGCCGCCCCCGTGGCTGACGACCCTCCACCCCGAGGTCCTGCCCGAGGCCGCCGACGGCACGAGGCGCTGGCCGGGCGGCCGTCAGGCCTACTGCCCGAGCTCCCCGGTCTTCCGGCAGCTCGCCCTCGAGCTGGTCCGCGAGACCGCGACGCGGTACGGCGCCCACCCGGCCGTCCGCCTCTGGCACGTCTCCAACGAGCTCGGCTGCCACAACGCCCTCTGCTACTGCGACGTCTCCGCAGCCTCGTTCCGGCGCTGGCTCGAGGCCCGGTACGGCGACATCCAGGCGCTGAACGACGCCTGGGGGACCGCGTTCTGGAGCCAGCGCTACTCCGCGTTCGCCGAGATCCTGCCGCCCCGCGCGACCCTGTCGTTCATCAACCCGGCGCAGACGATCGACTTCCACCGCTTCAGCTCCGACGAGCTGCTCGAGCAGTACCGGGCCGAGGCCGCGGTCGTCCGCGAGACCAGCGCCATCCCGGTGACGACGAACTTCATGGTCGCCGCCCACATCCAGAACCAGGACTACTGGACCTGGGCCGACGACATGGCCGTCATCGCGAACGACCACTACCTCGACAACCGCCTCGAGCGCCCCGCGGTCGAGCTGTCGTTCGCCGCCGACACGACGCGCGGCCTCGCCAGGCGCGAGCCGTGGATCCTGATGGAGCACTCCACCAGCGCCGTCAACTGGCAGCCGCGGAACATCGCCAAGACGCCCGGCGAGATGATGCGCAACACCGCCGCCCACATCGCCCGCGGCGCGGACGGTGTCTGCTTCTTCCAGTGGCGCGCCTCCGTCAAGGGCACCGAGAAGTTCCACTCCGCCCTCCTCCCGCACGCCGGCACCGACTCGCGGGTCTGGGACGAGTCGATCCGGCTCGGCGCCCTCACCGCCCGCCTCGGCGAGGTCCGCGGATCGCGCGTCGTCGCCGACGTCGCCCTCGTCTTCAGCTGGGAGAACTGGTGGGCCGCCGACCTCGAGGCGCACCCCTCCTCCGACTTCTCGTACATCGAGCAGGTGCACCGCCTCTACGGCGCGCTCTGGGACCTCGGCGTGACCGTCGACGTCGTCGCGCCCGGCGCGTCTCTCGACGGCTACGCGATGGTCGTCGTGCCGAGCCTCTACCTCGTCCGCGACGAGCACGCCCGCGTCGTCGACGAGTTCGTCGAGGCCGGCGGCTCCGCGCTCGTCACCTTCTTCAGCGGCATCGTCGACGAGACCGACCGCGTCCGCCTCGGCGGCTACCCGGGCGCCTTCCGCAGGATGCTCGGGGTCCGGGCCGACGAGTTCGCCCCGCTCCCTGTGGGCGGCTCCGTCGCGCTGTCGGACGGCACCACCGGCTCGCTCTGGTCGGAGCCGCTCGACCTCGTCGGCGCCGAGAGCGTCGTCGACTACGCCTCCGGCGCCCTCGCCGGCCGCCCCGCCGTGACCAGCAAGCGCCACGGCCAGGGCCTCGGCTGGTACGTCTCCACGCAGCTCGAGCCGGAGGCGCTCGCCTCCGTGGTGGAGCGGGCCGTCACCGAGTCGGGAGTCGCCGTCGATCCTGCGCTCGCCCGGGGCGGGGTCGAGATCGTGCGCAGGATCGGAGAGCAGAGCGACTGGGTCTTCGTCCTCAACCACTCCGACGCGACAGTCGTGCACCACTTCGAGGGCTTCGACCTCGTCTCCGAGCAGCGGGTCTCCGGGGCCGTCGAGCTCGAGGCGGGCGGGACCCACATCATCCGCCAGGACAGGAAGGCATCATGA
- a CDS encoding sugar ABC transporter substrate-binding protein, with product MKKSKLLGLAAVAVAATVALAGCSSGSSSNGSGSGSGSGTSAAACKASSGKVTLNFTTWVPNMDKVVALWNKENPDIQVKVSIVANGNSGTYQNFFNQLKAGNAPDIGQVEYDTLPAFRVQDGLADIGSCSGISKAKSDFSDGLWNQVTFGEGKSVYAVPQDSGPMALYYRKDLFKAAGIPVPTTWAEYADAAVKIKAKGGNITNFAKGDVNQFAGLVSQAGGQWFNTDNGTWDVNMTSGASKKVADYWQDLISKKLVNTLPSFTDQWNNAYNTGQDWTWVSAVWGANTISSGAPKTSGDWAVAPMPQWNAGDNAAAAWGGSSNVVFKGSKHPAEASKFLIWLNTSTEALSALNKEANLYPASSTGADLPALTSGVEFYGNQAIYKEFATAAENIKPFTWGPTMTQTYSDVSDGFGSAISGNGTLLDALKSGQTKTIAALKAQSIAVK from the coding sequence ATGAAGAAATCGAAGCTCCTCGGCCTCGCGGCTGTCGCCGTGGCGGCGACCGTCGCCCTCGCGGGCTGCAGCTCCGGCAGCAGCTCCAACGGCTCGGGCTCGGGCTCCGGCTCGGGCACCAGCGCGGCGGCCTGCAAGGCCTCCTCCGGCAAGGTCACCCTGAACTTCACCACCTGGGTCCCGAACATGGACAAGGTCGTCGCTCTCTGGAACAAGGAGAACCCGGACATCCAGGTGAAGGTCTCGATCGTCGCCAACGGCAACAGCGGCACCTACCAGAACTTCTTCAACCAGCTGAAGGCCGGCAACGCCCCCGACATCGGGCAGGTCGAGTACGACACGCTCCCCGCGTTCCGCGTGCAGGACGGCCTCGCCGACATCGGCTCGTGCTCCGGTATCTCGAAGGCGAAGTCCGACTTCTCTGACGGCCTCTGGAACCAGGTCACCTTCGGCGAGGGCAAGTCGGTCTACGCGGTCCCGCAGGACTCCGGCCCCATGGCCCTCTACTACCGCAAGGACCTCTTCAAGGCGGCGGGCATCCCCGTCCCGACCACGTGGGCCGAGTACGCCGACGCGGCCGTGAAGATCAAGGCCAAGGGCGGCAACATCACCAACTTCGCCAAGGGCGACGTGAACCAGTTCGCCGGTCTCGTCTCGCAGGCCGGTGGCCAGTGGTTCAACACCGACAATGGGACCTGGGACGTCAACATGACCAGCGGCGCCTCGAAGAAGGTCGCCGACTACTGGCAGGACCTCATCTCGAAGAAGCTCGTCAACACCCTGCCGAGCTTCACCGACCAGTGGAACAACGCCTACAACACCGGCCAGGACTGGACCTGGGTCTCGGCCGTCTGGGGCGCCAACACCATCTCGAGCGGTGCTCCCAAGACCTCCGGTGACTGGGCCGTCGCTCCGATGCCGCAGTGGAATGCCGGCGACAACGCGGCAGCCGCCTGGGGCGGATCGTCGAACGTCGTCTTCAAGGGCAGCAAGCACCCCGCCGAGGCGTCGAAGTTCCTGATCTGGCTGAACACCTCCACCGAGGCGCTCTCCGCTCTCAACAAGGAGGCCAACCTGTACCCGGCCTCCAGCACCGGCGCCGACCTCCCGGCTCTGACCTCGGGCGTCGAGTTCTACGGCAACCAGGCCATCTACAAGGAGTTCGCCACCGCGGCCGAGAACATCAAGCCGTTCACCTGGGGCCCGACCATGACCCAGACCTACTCCGACGTGTCGGACGGCTTCGGCTCGGCGATCAGCGGGAACGGTACCCTTCTCGATGCGCTGAAGTCCGGCCAGACCAAGACGATCGCCGCCCTCAAGGCGCAGTCGATCGCCGTCAAGTAG